Below is a genomic region from Syntrophorhabdaceae bacterium.
GTTGGCGCACATGTCTGCCCATGCCTCTTTGATACAGTAGAAGGCGGAGTTGAGGCAGAGCTTTACTTCGCTGTCCCAGTCGTCGACATTCGTCTTCGCCACGGTGACCATGCGGCGCATCTGGGCTGCGTTGTTGACGAGGATACTGACGGGTCCCATTTTCTCTTTGATGGCGGCAAAGCCCTTCTGGGTGTCGCCGTAGTCTCTCCCGTTCATCCTGAGAGCCATTGATTTGCGTCCCAGGGCCCTGATCTCTTCCGCTACCTTCTCGACGCCGGCCATATTGTTGTAACCCGTTACCACCACATCCGCTCCGTCTCGTGCCAGGGCGATCGCTGCGGCCCTGCCGATACCGCGCGGCATCGAGGCGCCTGTGACCAATGCAAGTCTTCCTTCCGAACCCATAGAGAACCTCCTTTAGGGATAATGTGTATCGCAGCCTATATACATAGCATCATTTCGG
It encodes:
- a CDS encoding SDR family oxidoreductase; amino-acid sequence: MGSEGRLALVTGASMPRGIGRAAAIALARDGADVVVTGYNNMAGVEKVAEEIRALGRKSMALRMNGRDYGDTQKGFAAIKEKMGPVSILVNNAAQMRRMVTVAKTNVDDWDSEVKLCLNSAFYCIKEAWADMCANKWGRIVNMTSVAGVMGGSGQSSYGAAKAGLIGMAKSVALEGSRFNITANCVLIGTANTEAYYEPIPQEVRERFEKRIALRRPAEPEEIAEAIAFVCSDKAAYMTGSIVNMMGGLDLFVF